The Anaplasmataceae bacterium AB001_6 genome has a segment encoding these proteins:
- a CDS encoding TrbG/VirB9 family P-type conjugative transfer protein, with translation MSRYISFFIFLLFGICHINLLYAVIHHYNSPIAVDSRVKIYVYSPNEVFIISGNHEYKTFLEFSQDEYVTYASTGDGVSWSVNQDDNYPNVIILQPSEKSARTNMVVFTNKRKYLFDLIAKEEFDVDIAYSVKFYYVEEEIEDHFDYPGKMIDSNIDKITEEDLERFELKDEDDVNSPYKKYVEKAISEEHSKHAEANAVEVEKTSQKHNYHNLNFSYDIAGDKEIMPYEVFDNGKVTFIKFPMSDAYLPNIFALNKDSSESALKMVLFKDYVVINGVHQKLTMRFKELKVNVYNKGFRYEE, from the coding sequence ATGAGTAGATATATTAGTTTTTTTATATTTTTATTATTTGGCATTTGTCATATAAATCTACTTTATGCTGTAATACATCATTACAATTCTCCAATAGCCGTTGATAGTCGTGTGAAGATCTACGTTTATTCACCAAACGAAGTATTTATTATAAGTGGAAATCATGAATATAAAACTTTCTTAGAATTTTCTCAAGATGAGTATGTTACTTATGCTAGCACAGGGGATGGTGTTAGCTGGAGTGTTAATCAAGATGATAATTATCCTAATGTCATAATATTACAACCATCAGAAAAAAGTGCTCGCACCAATATGGTGGTTTTTACAAATAAGAGAAAATATCTTTTTGATCTAATTGCTAAAGAGGAATTTGATGTTGATATTGCTTACTCTGTTAAATTTTATTATGTTGAAGAAGAGATAGAAGATCATTTCGATTATCCAGGTAAAATGATTGACAGTAACATTGATAAAATTACAGAAGAAGATCTTGAAAGATTTGAATTAAAAGATGAAGACGATGTTAATAGTCCTTATAAAAAATATGTCGAAAAGGCTATTTCAGAAGAGCATTCTAAGCATGCTGAAGCTAATGCGGTGGAAGTTGAAAAAACATCACAAAAGCACAATTATCACAATTTGAATTTTTCTTATGATATAGCAGGAGATAAGGAGATTATGCCTTATGAGGTTTTTGATAATGGGAAGGTTACTTTTATTAAATTCCCTATGAGTGATGCGTATTTACCTAATATCTTTGCTTTAAACAAAGATAGTTCTGAAAGTGCTTTAAAGATGGTCTTATTTAAAGATTATGTAGTAATTAATGGTGTGCATCAGAAATTGACAATGCGATTCAAGGAATTGAAAGTAAATGTTTACAATAAGGGCTTTAGATATGAAGAATGA
- a CDS encoding type IV secretion system protein: protein MLGGLLRRTKGKLKNSDESSGIDQEVRSKSTSYDWYDDKIHKVVLQRNFMVLFVCISLIIMIVIVISIMTIASFKSIEPFVIEISSKSGMATLVEPATVKQYSADRKVIEYFLFQYLKARELFDSNTYKYNYYRVVRLFSSGDVYSQFRKYVSTSNPDSPVNLYSKANGMVLKIRSIQYLDLNNIQVRFALLVDSERETQEVNRVANVKYVFKDEMLSEEDRYINPLGFTITSYKVDSENIV from the coding sequence ATGTTAGGTGGTTTATTACGAAGAACAAAAGGTAAACTAAAAAATTCTGATGAAAGTAGTGGTATCGATCAAGAAGTACGCTCTAAGAGCACTTCCTATGATTGGTATGACGATAAGATACACAAAGTAGTTTTACAACGTAACTTTATGGTTCTTTTTGTGTGTATCTCACTGATTATCATGATAGTGATTGTAATTTCTATCATGACCATTGCTAGTTTTAAGAGTATAGAGCCCTTTGTTATAGAAATCTCTAGTAAATCTGGGATGGCAACTTTAGTTGAACCTGCTACTGTTAAGCAATACTCAGCAGATAGAAAAGTTATAGAATATTTTCTATTCCAGTATTTAAAAGCAAGAGAACTATTTGATTCTAATACTTACAAATATAACTATTATAGAGTTGTTAGGTTATTTTCCTCGGGGGATGTTTATAGTCAATTTCGGAAATATGTTTCAACATCAAATCCCGATAGTCCTGTAAATTTATACTCTAAGGCAAATGGTATGGTTTTAAAGATACGTTCTATACAATATCTTGACCTCAATAATATACAGGTTAGGTTTGCTCTATTAGTTGATTCTGAACGTGAAACACAAGAAGTTAATAGAGTTGCTAACGTTAAATATGTTTTTAAAGATGAGATGTTGAGCGAAGAAGATAGATATATAAACCCTCTAGGTTTTACGATTACTTCTTATAAAGTAGATAGTGAGAATATAGTGTGA
- the ribA gene encoding GTP cyclohydrolase II RibA — MSYRVLKAISDIKVGLPVILYSQDSNSEGLLTFPIQSIDINLFRILKHVNSSKLLIPGNRVDTILGTNFFSDISVKLDGIDYEFFQSLVSLYPKKDIISIIDFFEEIKDLEYFAINLMRHAEQIPMSVVCDYNDFLKNSDFFYDVSIKSLSSMSMEIFYEYIISKPEINLISKSSMVFQGIKESELLIYQEGLKQHIVILFNRSLFNDPVIRVHSSCYTGDLLESLTCDCHSQLHKSLQYLKNTKDGGILLYLDQEGRGIGLSNKIKCYSLQNQHNVNTIDANKILGFADDLRDFRVVTSILEDLGLSSVKVITNNPEKIRMIEKGGIKVVDRVAADFIINDHNIDYLKIKKDYMGHVLDL; from the coding sequence ATGAGTTATAGAGTTTTAAAAGCTATATCTGATATAAAGGTCGGTTTACCTGTTATTTTATATTCACAAGATTCAAATAGTGAAGGCCTGTTAACTTTTCCGATTCAGTCTATAGATATTAATCTTTTCAGAATTTTAAAACATGTTAATAGTAGTAAATTACTCATTCCTGGGAATAGAGTCGATACTATACTTGGTACAAATTTTTTTAGTGATATTTCGGTTAAATTAGATGGTATTGATTATGAATTTTTTCAATCTTTAGTTTCTCTTTACCCTAAAAAAGATATCATATCCATTATTGATTTTTTTGAAGAGATAAAAGATTTGGAGTATTTTGCGATAAACTTGATGCGTCACGCAGAACAAATTCCAATGTCTGTGGTATGTGATTATAATGATTTCTTAAAAAATAGTGATTTTTTCTATGATGTATCGATAAAAAGCCTTTCTTCAATGTCGATGGAGATATTTTATGAATATATTATTTCAAAGCCAGAGATCAATTTAATTTCAAAAAGTTCTATGGTGTTTCAAGGTATTAAGGAATCTGAATTATTAATTTATCAGGAAGGGTTGAAGCAGCATATTGTAATATTATTTAATCGTTCTTTATTTAATGATCCAGTTATTAGAGTACATTCTTCTTGCTACACGGGAGATCTACTTGAAAGTCTTACATGTGATTGTCATAGCCAGCTTCATAAATCTCTTCAATATCTAAAAAATACTAAAGATGGAGGTATTCTTCTATACCTTGATCAAGAGGGCAGAGGGATTGGTTTATCGAATAAAATTAAATGCTACTCTTTACAGAATCAGCATAATGTTAACACTATTGATGCCAATAAAATTCTTGGTTTTGCAGATGATTTAAGAGATTTCCGTGTGGTTACTTCTATTTTGGAAGATTTAGGTTTGTCTTCTGTAAAGGTTATAACAAATAATCCTGAAAAAATTAGAATGATTGAAAAGGGTGGAATAAAAGTTGTTGATAGAGTAGCAGCAGATTTCATAATTAACGATCACAATATAGACTATCTTAAGATAAAGAAAGATTATATGGGGCATGTATTAGATCTTTGA
- the uvrC gene encoding excinuclease ABC subunit UvrC, whose translation MHNKIADLISLIPEKIGVYEMISCDDIVLYVGKAKNLKKRVSQYLNPREFRLSRMMLQVMDIKYILTDSVSEALILENRLIKSLKPKYNIQLKDDKSYPYIRIAMSHDYPRILKYRGVNLKDCYGPFSSVSDAQKIITVLRKSFRIRSCSDNFFSSRQKPCMEYQINRCTAPCVSKIDKKEYRKDINKAISVLKGNVSVVEKELLQQMHHYSEAQSYELAMKCRDSLRALHNIHTSLNSDIVPSIDGDSIGFAAGKYVAIFNVLSHRKGESIGNYHVIITNVNGMDVTDLLDSFLLQHYISRMLPNNLQLPFALKEESVEAIARIFNKKLNYSVLSENNSHLMKFLSHNATHILEKHEKIQNNFNKLLDLVSDLFIDSKRIIDRIEVYDNSHFAGDAALGVRIVVDRDGFNTKLYRVYKFEESEKLQDDYYMMRNVLTRRVKRESIDKGVFILIDGGLGHLSVAKDVLSDSCYYACIAKGINRNAGEEILHFIDGRSLKLEKSDELLYFLQSIRDESHRFAISNNRKNLIKSTKKSVLDKISGVGPKKKRILLSYFGSVEEIMNAKQEQIATVPSIGSVLAQKIYNFLHAGGDK comes from the coding sequence ATGCATAATAAGATTGCTGATTTAATTAGTCTAATTCCAGAGAAGATAGGAGTATATGAAATGATATCATGTGATGATATTGTTCTTTATGTTGGAAAGGCTAAGAATCTTAAAAAGAGGGTGAGTCAATATTTAAATCCTAGAGAATTTAGATTATCTAGGATGATGCTGCAGGTGATGGATATTAAATATATTTTGACAGATTCTGTCTCAGAAGCATTAATATTAGAAAATAGATTAATTAAAAGCCTCAAGCCAAAATATAATATTCAACTTAAAGATGATAAGAGTTACCCTTATATAAGGATAGCAATGTCTCATGATTATCCTAGAATATTAAAGTATAGGGGGGTCAATTTAAAGGATTGTTATGGTCCTTTTTCTTCTGTATCTGATGCACAAAAAATCATAACTGTTTTACGTAAATCATTTCGCATTAGATCTTGCTCTGATAATTTTTTTTCTAGCAGACAAAAACCATGTATGGAGTATCAGATAAATAGATGCACTGCTCCATGTGTCTCTAAGATAGATAAGAAAGAGTATCGCAAAGATATCAATAAGGCAATTAGTGTTTTGAAAGGGAATGTATCTGTTGTAGAAAAAGAATTATTGCAGCAAATGCATCATTACAGTGAAGCACAAAGCTACGAATTAGCTATGAAATGTCGTGATTCGCTACGTGCTTTGCATAATATTCATACCAGCTTAAATAGTGATATTGTGCCCTCCATTGATGGAGATTCTATTGGGTTTGCTGCTGGAAAATATGTTGCAATATTCAATGTTTTATCACATAGAAAAGGAGAATCGATAGGAAATTACCATGTTATTATAACCAATGTTAATGGCATGGATGTTACAGATCTATTAGACAGTTTTTTATTACAGCATTATATATCTAGAATGTTGCCTAATAACTTACAACTTCCTTTTGCACTTAAAGAAGAGAGTGTGGAGGCCATTGCACGAATTTTCAATAAGAAGTTAAATTATTCTGTGTTAAGTGAGAATAATAGTCATTTGATGAAATTTTTATCTCATAATGCTACGCATATTTTGGAGAAGCATGAAAAAATACAGAATAATTTTAATAAATTACTGGATTTAGTTTCAGATCTTTTTATTGATAGCAAAAGGATAATAGATAGGATAGAAGTCTATGATAATAGCCATTTTGCAGGTGATGCCGCATTAGGTGTGCGAATTGTTGTTGATAGAGATGGTTTTAATACCAAATTATATAGGGTTTATAAATTTGAGGAATCAGAAAAATTACAAGATGATTATTATATGATGAGGAATGTTTTAACACGCAGGGTAAAAAGGGAATCTATAGATAAGGGAGTTTTTATTTTAATTGATGGTGGATTGGGACACCTTTCAGTTGCAAAAGATGTACTAAGTGATAGTTGTTATTATGCTTGTATAGCTAAGGGAATAAATAGAAATGCTGGAGAAGAAATTTTGCACTTTATAGATGGAAGATCTCTGAAATTAGAAAAGAGCGATGAATTATTATATTTTTTGCAATCCATAAGGGATGAGAGTCATCGTTTTGCAATATCAAATAACAGGAAAAATCTTATTAAAAGTACTAAAAAATCTGTTTTGGATAAAATATCTGGTGTTGGTCCTAAGAAAAAGAGGATTCTTCTTTCGTATTTTGGCTCTGTTGAGGAAATTATGAATGCTAAGCAAGAGCAGATAGCTACAGTGCCATCAATAGGTTCTGTCCTTGCGCAAAAGATATATAATTTTTTACACGCTGGAGGAGATAAGTGA
- the mtaB gene encoding tRNA (N(6)-L-threonylcarbamoyladenosine(37)-C(2))-methylthiotransferase MtaB: MQNKGKVITFGCRLNSYESNVIENIVNKSNIADDTVVINSCAVTQDAERSLQRALRRLALDGKKVILTGCASQINKDLYSNYSNVIKIIDNKSKTDPHEYISEDITEKNLLNITDKSNYLDGNMNGRSRAFLKVQDGCDHNCSFCITTIARGRSRSVPLDDIISQVKLFVLNGYSEIVLTGVDLSSYGMDFSAKFSLGELVKKIFFHVPELEQLRLSSLDVAEIDDVLMEEMCTNNRLAPYLHLSIQSGDDYILSKMKRRHRRNDVIKFCHDLRKYRTDCVFGGDFIAGFPTETIEMHQNTIELIKEANITYIHAFPYSERKGTLASIMLQIDVKTRKDRCKELIALGKEQKNLFYKMQQFSSLKVVVEGKGKGRASNFASVKFDNKYPANKDLIDVYIYDYNDDFLIGHVI, from the coding sequence ATGCAAAATAAGGGTAAAGTCATTACTTTTGGTTGTAGATTGAATAGCTATGAAAGTAATGTTATAGAGAATATCGTAAATAAATCAAATATAGCTGATGATACTGTTGTAATTAATAGTTGTGCTGTAACACAAGATGCTGAAAGATCTTTACAAAGAGCTTTGAGGCGCTTAGCCTTAGATGGAAAAAAAGTCATATTGACTGGCTGTGCTTCACAAATTAATAAAGACCTGTATAGTAATTATTCTAATGTTATAAAAATTATTGATAATAAATCAAAGACTGATCCTCATGAATATATCAGTGAAGATATCACAGAAAAAAATCTATTAAATATTACTGATAAATCTAACTATCTAGATGGTAATATGAATGGAAGATCACGTGCATTTTTAAAAGTACAAGATGGATGTGATCATAATTGTAGCTTTTGTATTACTACTATTGCTAGAGGTAGAAGCCGCTCTGTACCATTAGATGATATTATTTCGCAAGTTAAGTTATTTGTTTTGAATGGATATTCTGAGATTGTTTTAACAGGTGTTGATTTATCCAGCTATGGTATGGATTTTTCTGCAAAATTTAGCTTGGGAGAGCTTGTAAAGAAAATATTTTTTCACGTTCCAGAGCTAGAGCAACTTAGGCTATCTTCTTTGGATGTTGCAGAGATAGATGATGTTCTAATGGAAGAGATGTGCACTAATAATAGATTGGCACCCTATTTACACCTTAGTATACAATCGGGAGATGACTATATTTTAAGCAAAATGAAAAGAAGGCATCGTAGAAATGATGTTATAAAATTTTGTCACGATTTACGAAAATACAGAACGGATTGTGTCTTTGGAGGAGATTTTATAGCTGGTTTTCCTACAGAAACAATTGAAATGCATCAAAATACTATAGAATTAATTAAAGAAGCAAATATTACTTATATACATGCCTTTCCTTATTCAGAGCGTAAAGGAACATTGGCTTCGATTATGCTGCAAATTGATGTTAAAACAAGAAAGGATAGGTGTAAAGAATTAATAGCGTTAGGTAAAGAGCAAAAAAATCTCTTTTATAAGATGCAACAATTTAGTTCTTTAAAAGTTGTCGTAGAAGGTAAGGGGAAAGGCAGAGCCAGTAATTTTGCATCTGTAAAATTTGATAATAAATATCCTGCAAACAAAGATTTGATAGATGTATATATATATGATTATAATGATGATTTCTTAATAGGTCATGTTATATAA
- the rnc gene encoding ribonuclease III, with the protein MTDLAALEREIGYVFKDKSILKESLLHPSLKKHHSELSYERLEFLGDSVLSLVISDILYKTYPTSNEGGLSKRHTNLVCSKTLVNIANKLGLGAYIVMDLGEEHDGGKTKNSNLENGLEALIGAIYIDGGYESAYAFVKIFWYDLAKDMVDIPINSRSLLQEWSQKKGIALPEYKIIKKEGLDHDPVFTVSLKLADYPEFLGTAKSKKAAEYKAADKMIQVLKISK; encoded by the coding sequence ATGACTGATTTAGCCGCATTGGAAAGAGAGATAGGTTATGTATTTAAAGATAAGAGTATATTAAAAGAATCTCTTTTACACCCTAGTTTAAAAAAACATCACAGTGAATTAAGCTATGAGCGTTTGGAATTTTTGGGAGATTCTGTGCTTTCTTTAGTCATTTCTGATATCTTGTATAAAACGTATCCAACTTCCAATGAAGGTGGATTATCAAAAAGACATACTAACCTTGTTTGTAGTAAAACTCTGGTAAATATTGCTAATAAATTGGGCCTTGGAGCGTATATAGTAATGGACTTGGGAGAAGAGCATGATGGTGGAAAAACAAAGAATAGTAATCTTGAAAATGGACTTGAAGCTTTAATTGGCGCAATATATATTGATGGTGGTTATGAATCAGCATATGCGTTTGTTAAGATTTTTTGGTATGATCTTGCTAAAGATATGGTGGATATTCCGATTAATTCAAGGAGTCTGTTGCAAGAATGGTCTCAAAAAAAAGGTATTGCATTGCCTGAGTATAAAATAATTAAGAAGGAAGGCTTAGATCATGACCCTGTATTTACCGTTTCCCTGAAGTTAGCTGATTATCCTGAGTTTTTAGGTACTGCGAAAAGCAAGAAAGCGGCAGAATATAAAGCTGCTGATAAAATGATTCAAGTTCTTAAAATTTCGAAGTAA
- a CDS encoding NAD(P)H-dependent oxidoreductase subunit E yields MKISSDETFVITDDLKIALNNVLELYPSDKKQAALLPILHILQSHLQGWLSKSALIATAEFLDIPAMEVFSVASFYELYNTDKVGKYVIYVCRTTPCWLKDSCSVKSAIERKLDIKVGQTTEDGLFSLFEIECLGACVNAPVVKINNDFHEDLTEATIDSIIENIIEKESVNK; encoded by the coding sequence ATGAAGATTAGTAGTGATGAAACATTTGTGATTACAGATGATTTAAAAATTGCATTGAATAATGTTTTGGAGCTTTATCCAAGTGATAAGAAACAAGCTGCTCTTCTGCCGATATTACATATTCTTCAAAGCCATTTGCAGGGTTGGTTGTCAAAATCTGCGTTGATTGCTACAGCAGAATTTTTGGATATTCCTGCTATGGAAGTCTTTTCTGTTGCGTCTTTTTATGAATTATATAATACAGATAAAGTCGGAAAATATGTTATTTATGTTTGTCGCACTACTCCTTGTTGGCTAAAAGATAGTTGTTCTGTTAAATCTGCTATTGAGAGAAAGCTAGATATAAAAGTAGGTCAAACTACAGAAGACGGCTTATTTTCTCTGTTTGAAATAGAATGCTTGGGTGCATGTGTTAATGCTCCTGTTGTTAAAATCAATAATGATTTTCACGAAGACTTAACAGAAGCAACAATAGATAGTATTATAGAGAATATCATTGAAAAAGAATCTGTTAATAAATGA
- a CDS encoding HAD family hydrolase, translating into MLKKVTKMPFAPKAILFDWDNTIVDVDHLISYAMQETYKHFGKDTTDIELYRGPREVFFNRVFGEDKDSASKFFRSKLYGLDPQRTDLFDNVVEVLQLIKDSGICCALISNKSGDILRKEVSFFQLDKFFKTVVGSGDAEADKPSPAPIIFAMKDLDIELDSHVYYIGDSITDYICAIEAGITPILYGDSNAENIPHDVIYVSDHFDLYDVIRNSI; encoded by the coding sequence ATGTTAAAGAAAGTAACAAAAATGCCATTTGCCCCTAAAGCAATATTATTTGATTGGGACAATACAATAGTTGATGTTGATCACCTAATATCTTATGCTATGCAAGAAACATATAAGCATTTTGGAAAAGATACTACAGATATTGAACTCTATAGGGGGCCTAGAGAGGTATTTTTCAATCGTGTATTTGGAGAAGATAAAGATTCGGCATCTAAATTTTTTCGAAGTAAACTTTACGGTTTGGATCCCCAAAGGACCGATTTGTTTGATAATGTAGTAGAAGTTTTACAGTTAATAAAAGATAGTGGAATATGTTGTGCTCTGATAAGTAATAAAAGCGGAGACATATTAAGGAAAGAAGTGTCTTTTTTCCAGTTGGATAAGTTTTTTAAAACTGTTGTAGGTTCAGGTGATGCTGAAGCAGATAAACCTTCACCAGCTCCCATAATTTTTGCGATGAAGGATTTAGATATAGAGTTAGATAGTCATGTTTATTATATTGGAGATAGCATAACAGACTATATTTGTGCTATTGAAGCTGGAATTACTCCTATATTATATGGTGATAGTAATGCCGAAAATATCCCGCATGATGTAATATATGTCAGTGATCATTTTGATTTATATGATGTGATACGAAATAGTATATGA